In Clupea harengus chromosome 1, Ch_v2.0.2, whole genome shotgun sequence, one DNA window encodes the following:
- the rdh8a gene encoding retinol dehydrogenase 8a isoform X1, protein MASSGQKVVLITGCSSGIGLRIAVLLAKDEKKRYHVIATMRDLKKKDKLVEAAGDAYGQTLTLQPLDVCSDESVKQCVNSVKDRHIDILINNAGIGLLGPIESISMEEMKKVFETNFFGMVRMIKEVIPDMKKRRSGHIVVMSSVMGLQGVVFNDVYTASKFAVEGFCESLAVQLLKFNVNMSLIEPGPVHTEFEMKMMEDVAKMEFPGADTDTIRYFKDVYIPSSMDIFEAMGQTPEDIAKCTKKVIESSRPRFRNLTNSLYTPIVAMKYADETGGLSVHTFYNLLFNFGPLMHFSMTILKCLTCSCLRRRTISPN, encoded by the exons ATGGCGAGCAGTGGACAAAAAGTGGTGCTGATCACCGGTTGCTCCTCTGGAATTGGGTTACGAATTGCCGTCCTACTTGCCAAAGATGAGAAGAAGCGTTACCATG TCATTGCCACCATGCGCGACCTCAAGAAGAAGGACAAGCTGGTGGAGGCAGCGGGCGATGCCTATGGGCAGACCCTGACTCTCCAGCCCCTGGACGTGTGCAGCGACGAGTCTGTCAAACAGTGCGTCAACAGCGTCAAGGACCGCCATATCGACATCCTCA TCAACAATGCAGGAATCGGGCTCCTGGGACCCATTGAGAGCATCAGTATGGAAGAGATGAAGAAGGTGTTTGAGACGAACTTCTTCGGCATGGTGCGCATGATCAAGGAGGTGATTCCTGACATGAAGAAGCGCAGGTCCGGCCACATTGTCGTCATGAGCAGCGTCATGGGCCTGCAAG GTGTGGTGTTCAATGATGTCTACACAGCCTCCAAGTTCGCCGTGGAGGGTTTCTGTGAGAGCCTAGCAGTGCAGCTGCTCAAGTTCAATGTGAA TATGTCACTGATCGAGCCGGGGCCAGTGCATACTGAGTTCgagatgaagatgatggaggATGTAGCAAAGATGGAGTTTCCcggagcagacacagacaccatacGCTACTTTAAGGACGTCTACATACCGTCCTCCATGGACATCTTTGAGGCCATGGGCCAAACTCCAGAAGACATTGCCAAA TGTACCAAGAAGGTGATTGAGTCCAGTCGACCCCGCTTCAGGAACCTGACCAACAGTTTGTACACGCCCATCGTGGCCATGAAATACGCGGATGAGACGGGCGGACTGTCGGTGCACACCTTCTACAACCTCCTCTTCAACTTTGGCCCGCTCATGCACTTCTCCATGACCATTCTGAAGTGCTTGACATGCAGTTGCCTGCGTAGGCGCACTATCTCACCAAACTGA
- the rdh8a gene encoding retinol dehydrogenase 8a isoform X2 → MRDLKKKDKLVEAAGDAYGQTLTLQPLDVCSDESVKQCVNSVKDRHIDILINNAGIGLLGPIESISMEEMKKVFETNFFGMVRMIKEVIPDMKKRRSGHIVVMSSVMGLQGVVFNDVYTASKFAVEGFCESLAVQLLKFNVNMSLIEPGPVHTEFEMKMMEDVAKMEFPGADTDTIRYFKDVYIPSSMDIFEAMGQTPEDIAKCTKKVIESSRPRFRNLTNSLYTPIVAMKYADETGGLSVHTFYNLLFNFGPLMHFSMTILKCLTCSCLRRRTISPN, encoded by the exons ATGCGCGACCTCAAGAAGAAGGACAAGCTGGTGGAGGCAGCGGGCGATGCCTATGGGCAGACCCTGACTCTCCAGCCCCTGGACGTGTGCAGCGACGAGTCTGTCAAACAGTGCGTCAACAGCGTCAAGGACCGCCATATCGACATCCTCA TCAACAATGCAGGAATCGGGCTCCTGGGACCCATTGAGAGCATCAGTATGGAAGAGATGAAGAAGGTGTTTGAGACGAACTTCTTCGGCATGGTGCGCATGATCAAGGAGGTGATTCCTGACATGAAGAAGCGCAGGTCCGGCCACATTGTCGTCATGAGCAGCGTCATGGGCCTGCAAG GTGTGGTGTTCAATGATGTCTACACAGCCTCCAAGTTCGCCGTGGAGGGTTTCTGTGAGAGCCTAGCAGTGCAGCTGCTCAAGTTCAATGTGAA TATGTCACTGATCGAGCCGGGGCCAGTGCATACTGAGTTCgagatgaagatgatggaggATGTAGCAAAGATGGAGTTTCCcggagcagacacagacaccatacGCTACTTTAAGGACGTCTACATACCGTCCTCCATGGACATCTTTGAGGCCATGGGCCAAACTCCAGAAGACATTGCCAAA TGTACCAAGAAGGTGATTGAGTCCAGTCGACCCCGCTTCAGGAACCTGACCAACAGTTTGTACACGCCCATCGTGGCCATGAAATACGCGGATGAGACGGGCGGACTGTCGGTGCACACCTTCTACAACCTCCTCTTCAACTTTGGCCCGCTCATGCACTTCTCCATGACCATTCTGAAGTGCTTGACATGCAGTTGCCTGCGTAGGCGCACTATCTCACCAAACTGA